A single genomic interval of Streptomyces sp. NBC_00663 harbors:
- a CDS encoding ATP-binding protein — MLRPSRRVNIDGMPDAAAAAPLVEPRPPRKLYRSSDGRWLGGVARGLAGHLGLPVIWVRLVFAGLFMADGLGALLYAAFWFFVPLGVGGVSGQKPPSFVTTETSPDGRRRLVARRPDKGQIVALLLMVVVAMVFVGNVNVGTGAKAYLWPAVLVGAGVALVWRQADNARRARWAEVGRRRRTLSLLRAAGGVLLVTAGASGIFVMQGSAAHLGSVLQAALAVLVGITLLAGPYLVRMTQDLSEERLMRIRAQERAEVAAHVHDSVLHTLTLIQRNAENANEVRRLARAQERDLRTWLYKPEGTGKDEADEPDTLAEAVRRNAAEVEDKHGVPLEVVIVGDCPLDERIGAQMQAAREAMVNAAKYGGEGGAVQVYAEVEGKTVFVSVRDRGPGFDPDSIPADRMGVRESIIGRMERHGGTARLRAVPDGGTEVELEMERAENT; from the coding sequence ATGCTCCGGCCGTCGCGTCGTGTGAACATCGATGGCATGCCGGATGCAGCCGCAGCAGCGCCACTCGTAGAACCGCGGCCGCCGCGCAAGCTCTACCGCAGCAGTGACGGACGCTGGCTCGGGGGGGTGGCGCGGGGGCTCGCCGGGCATCTCGGGCTGCCCGTGATCTGGGTGCGGCTCGTCTTCGCCGGTCTGTTCATGGCGGACGGCCTGGGCGCCCTGTTGTACGCCGCGTTCTGGTTCTTCGTGCCGCTCGGCGTCGGTGGCGTGAGCGGGCAGAAACCCCCGTCCTTCGTCACCACCGAGACCTCGCCCGACGGCCGCCGCCGCCTCGTCGCCCGCAGACCGGACAAGGGCCAGATCGTCGCCCTGCTCCTCATGGTCGTGGTGGCCATGGTCTTCGTGGGCAATGTCAACGTGGGCACCGGCGCCAAGGCCTATCTCTGGCCCGCCGTCCTCGTCGGCGCCGGCGTGGCCCTGGTCTGGCGGCAGGCGGACAACGCCCGCAGGGCTCGCTGGGCCGAGGTGGGCCGCCGCAGGCGGACCCTCAGCCTGCTGCGCGCCGCGGGCGGTGTCCTGCTCGTCACGGCAGGCGCGTCCGGCATCTTCGTCATGCAGGGCTCGGCCGCCCACCTCGGCTCGGTCCTCCAGGCCGCCCTCGCGGTCCTGGTCGGCATCACGCTGCTCGCCGGCCCCTATCTCGTGCGCATGACCCAGGACCTCTCCGAGGAGCGCCTGATGCGCATCCGCGCCCAGGAGCGCGCCGAGGTCGCCGCCCACGTCCACGACTCCGTGCTGCACACCCTGACCCTGATCCAGCGCAACGCGGAGAACGCGAACGAGGTGCGCCGCCTCGCCCGGGCACAGGAGCGCGACCTGCGCACCTGGCTGTACAAACCCGAGGGCACCGGCAAGGACGAGGCCGACGAACCCGACACCCTCGCCGAGGCGGTGCGGCGCAACGCGGCAGAGGTCGAGGACAAGCACGGCGTCCCCCTGGAGGTCGTCATCGTCGGCGACTGCCCGCTCGACGAGCGGATCGGGGCACAGATGCAGGCCGCGCGCGAGGCGATGGTGAACGCCGCCAAGTACGGTGGCGAGGGCGGCGCGGTGCAGGTCTACGCCGAGGTCGAGGGAAAGACGGTCTTCGTGTCGGTCCGGGACCGTGGTCCCGGCTTCGACCCGGATTCCATACCCGCCGACCGCATGGGTGTCAGAGAATCGATCATCGGCCGTATGGAACGCCACGGCGGCACGGCCCGCCTGCGCGCGGTGCCGGACGGCGGCACGGAGGTCGAACTGGAGATGGAGAGGGCGGAGAACACGTGA
- a CDS encoding ATP-binding protein, whose product MSEEAVEWQLPRHPRSVGRSRARLREQAADWKLPEDVTDTAVLLLSELMTNAYRHAHVSPGREIRTRYALEDDGRRLRVSVTDASDTMPTFRNPSPEDESGRGLILLTLLADTWGTAPRRDGVGKTVWFSLDLDGITPAVAPSPTASAHGGSTAATSVVPPTHGTPPSSRR is encoded by the coding sequence ATGTCCGAGGAAGCAGTCGAGTGGCAACTGCCCCGCCACCCCCGCAGCGTGGGCCGGTCCCGCGCCCGGCTCCGTGAGCAGGCCGCCGACTGGAAACTCCCGGAGGACGTCACAGACACAGCTGTGCTGCTGCTCAGCGAGCTGATGACCAACGCCTACCGGCACGCCCACGTCTCCCCCGGCCGCGAGATCCGGACGCGTTACGCGCTGGAGGACGACGGTCGCCGGCTTCGCGTCTCGGTGACGGACGCGAGTGACACGATGCCGACCTTCCGGAACCCGTCTCCGGAGGACGAGTCGGGGCGCGGCCTGATTCTGCTCACCCTGCTCGCCGACACATGGGGGACGGCACCCCGACGGGATGGAGTCGGCAAGACCGTCTGGTTCTCGCTGGACCTCGACGGGATTACACCAGCCGTCGCGCCGTCGCCCACCGCGTCAGCTCATGGCGGTTCGACAGCTGCAACTTCCGTAGTACCGCCGACACATGGGACTCCACCGTCTTCACGGAGATGA
- a CDS encoding response regulator transcription factor, which produces MSDPTEANDTVTGERRVRVVLVDDHRMFRTGVQAEIGQTEQTGVEVVGEAADVDQAVTVITATRPEVVLLDVHLPGGGGVEVLRRCAPLMAAAEQPVRFLALSVSDAAEDVIGVIRGGARGYVTKTITGTDLVDSIFRVQDGDAVFSPRLAGFVLDAFASTDAPPVDEDLDRLTQREREVLRLIARGYAYKEIAKQLFISVKTVESHVSAVLRKLQLSNRHELTRWATARRLV; this is translated from the coding sequence ATGAGCGACCCGACCGAGGCGAACGACACTGTGACGGGCGAGCGCCGGGTGCGAGTGGTCCTCGTCGACGACCACCGTATGTTCCGTACGGGAGTTCAGGCCGAGATCGGCCAGACCGAGCAGACCGGCGTGGAGGTCGTGGGCGAGGCCGCCGACGTCGACCAGGCGGTCACGGTCATCACCGCGACCCGACCCGAGGTGGTCCTCCTCGATGTCCACCTCCCGGGCGGCGGCGGAGTCGAAGTCCTGCGCCGCTGCGCCCCGTTGATGGCGGCCGCGGAGCAGCCGGTTCGCTTCCTGGCCCTGTCGGTCTCGGACGCGGCGGAGGACGTCATCGGCGTGATCCGAGGCGGCGCGCGGGGCTACGTCACGAAGACCATCACCGGCACGGACCTGGTCGACTCCATCTTCCGTGTCCAGGACGGCGACGCGGTGTTCTCCCCGAGGCTGGCGGGCTTCGTCCTGGACGCCTTCGCCTCGACGGACGCGCCCCCGGTGGACGAGGACCTCGACCGCCTCACCCAGCGCGAGCGCGAGGTACTGCGACTGATCGCCCGCGGCTACGCCTACAAGGAGATCGCCAAGCAGCTCTTCATCTCCGTGAAGACGGTGGAGTCCCATGTGTCGGCGGTACTACGGAAGTTGCAGCTGTCGAACCGCCATGAGCTGACGCGGTGGGCGACGGCGCGACGGCTGGTGTAA
- a CDS encoding helix-turn-helix domain-containing protein, translating to MTQPNWRYCGGQVKLWREEAGVGRQALAEEAGYDYEYVKSMECGRRRPTLRLLQVADQMCGARGKLLAGHEFLKPEPFPARSQEYMELEAEAIAVHHYALGLISGLLQTEGYARALIGDSCPPLDDETVEERVRGRLKRQEALTRRTGTVYGFVIHEAALRTGVGGPEVMREQLLHLVEVGALRNVSIQVLPFGTCGGLALNGSFVLLETADREHFAYVESPETSALHADVHKVSNLAQAHGMIRMQAYGVEESAAFIRKVEEEL from the coding sequence ATGACTCAGCCGAACTGGCGGTACTGTGGCGGGCAGGTCAAGCTGTGGCGCGAGGAGGCGGGGGTAGGTCGGCAGGCCCTCGCCGAAGAGGCCGGGTACGACTACGAGTACGTCAAGTCGATGGAGTGCGGGCGCCGACGGCCGACGCTGCGGTTGTTGCAGGTCGCGGACCAGATGTGCGGGGCGCGGGGGAAGTTGCTGGCGGGCCATGAGTTCCTGAAGCCGGAGCCGTTTCCTGCGCGGTCGCAGGAGTACATGGAGTTGGAGGCCGAGGCGATCGCCGTCCATCACTATGCGCTGGGTCTGATTTCCGGCCTGCTACAGACGGAGGGTTATGCGCGGGCGTTGATCGGCGACAGTTGTCCACCGCTGGATGACGAGACCGTCGAGGAGCGGGTTCGAGGGCGGCTGAAGAGGCAGGAGGCGCTGACGCGCCGGACCGGGACCGTGTACGGGTTCGTGATTCATGAAGCCGCGCTGCGTACGGGAGTTGGTGGGCCGGAGGTCATGCGAGAGCAACTGCTTCATCTGGTGGAGGTTGGCGCCCTGCGTAACGTGTCCATCCAGGTACTGCCCTTCGGAACATGTGGGGGCCTCGCTCTCAACGGCTCGTTCGTGCTGCTGGAGACAGCCGATCGCGAGCACTTCGCATACGTTGAGAGCCCGGAGACGAGTGCGCTCCATGCTGATGTCCACAAGGTCAGCAACCTGGCGCAGGCGCATGGCATGATCCGCATGCAGGCATACGGAGTTGAGGAGTCTGCGGCGTTCATCAGGAAGGTGGAGGAGGAGCTATGA
- a CDS encoding nSTAND1 domain-containing NTPase encodes MIVTFYSYKGGVGRSMALANIADQLARSGMRVLMVDFDLEAPGLEHFFPIEHERVRGREGLLDLLLAFKYAMSVASSGTDEGEEDAYRDLDRYISTIYPPRSDGGCLDLIPAGLRLSDDQIARYGAELRRFDWQDFYYVWSGELFFEWFRRTCADRYDIVLVDSRTGVTELGGVCAYQLADVIVALCAPNLQNLEGTAWMVRHFLSPQVKAVRDDRPLEVLVVPARVDQQDSELLELFAERFEDTFGRFTPDALEQAHLSFWDLQVPYVPAYAFEEQVITDPGRAEERRALVRAYDSLRNAIALLAPERNAVAALRAEAAGGGRGAGGVEPVETRYDPTTRFSSPDVFVSYSVTDQEAADQIRELLGGRGRLRVAETAMGERWDIPGAKVSLFLVGSTGRLSDWQQTQVDVLTATSETRLLPVLLPGSDILPEVLRSYTFLDLRGGLDEDRLLEAVRAGLQQSIRKTKPSRYDDPIPYPGFSPFSEADAPLFFGRDVLVHKVLTTLDQRGTCAVIGDSASGKTSLVNAGVLPALRAGALSGSELWPIVHVDDDGRVPAVEEALRSLTSLPRRSRKVVVVFDPPEWMSDNARDAALRELIDTPDPVVLPLVVLRSDRAASLPSHHCVELTPMSSDELRQTVESPARAVGLHLEPGLADRLLNDVGDEPGALPFLQFTLRNLWLRRRDGYLTHQAYVETGGLKESLAVTAEGWFDSIDSSGKRQARELLLRLVTAGSDGMPQRRAVPMTAIAAMGAADICEQLLVYRLLVTSYDTPTTRVQLAHSAFVFAWPRFFEWYAEAGSVLDLRWRLSEAAEDWRDSGHASKELLDAWSLNAVEETPIREKLTLTDLEQSYLAASQTDIRRKRWMRMLSYILVIAAAFGFPRVIDGTSIDGAIWPPVLAGFVAAAVVSLVRWLSNRRERRFLTP; translated from the coding sequence GTGATCGTCACGTTCTACTCCTACAAAGGCGGCGTCGGCCGCTCCATGGCCCTCGCCAACATCGCGGACCAGCTGGCGAGAAGCGGCATGCGGGTGCTGATGGTCGACTTCGACCTGGAGGCACCGGGCCTGGAGCACTTCTTCCCGATCGAGCACGAACGGGTGCGGGGCCGGGAAGGCCTGCTGGACCTGCTCCTGGCCTTCAAGTACGCGATGTCCGTGGCCTCTTCGGGGACCGACGAGGGCGAGGAGGACGCCTACCGCGACCTCGACCGCTACATCTCCACGATCTACCCGCCCCGCTCGGACGGCGGCTGCCTGGACCTGATTCCGGCGGGCCTGCGCCTGTCGGACGACCAGATCGCGCGCTATGGCGCGGAGTTGCGGCGCTTCGACTGGCAGGACTTTTACTACGTCTGGTCGGGCGAGCTGTTCTTCGAGTGGTTCCGCAGGACGTGCGCGGACCGGTACGACATCGTCCTGGTGGACAGCCGCACGGGCGTGACGGAACTCGGCGGCGTCTGCGCGTACCAACTGGCGGACGTGATCGTGGCGTTGTGCGCGCCCAACCTCCAGAACCTGGAGGGCACGGCATGGATGGTCCGCCACTTCCTCTCCCCCCAGGTCAAGGCGGTACGCGACGATCGCCCCCTGGAGGTTCTGGTGGTCCCGGCGCGGGTGGACCAGCAGGACTCAGAGCTCCTGGAACTCTTCGCCGAACGCTTCGAGGACACCTTCGGCCGCTTCACGCCGGATGCGCTGGAACAGGCACACCTCAGCTTCTGGGACCTCCAAGTGCCCTACGTGCCCGCGTACGCCTTCGAGGAGCAGGTCATCACCGATCCGGGGCGGGCAGAGGAACGCCGGGCGCTGGTACGGGCGTACGACAGCCTGCGGAACGCGATCGCACTGCTGGCGCCGGAGCGGAACGCGGTTGCGGCGTTGCGTGCGGAGGCCGCCGGCGGAGGGCGGGGCGCGGGCGGAGTCGAGCCGGTCGAGACGCGGTACGACCCGACGACGCGGTTCTCTTCACCGGACGTCTTCGTCTCATACAGCGTCACCGACCAAGAAGCGGCCGATCAGATCCGCGAACTGCTGGGCGGCCGAGGGAGACTCCGGGTCGCCGAGACAGCGATGGGCGAGCGGTGGGACATCCCAGGAGCCAAGGTCAGCCTGTTCCTGGTCGGCTCAACGGGTCGGCTGAGCGATTGGCAGCAGACCCAGGTGGACGTACTGACCGCCACAAGTGAGACACGTCTGCTGCCGGTACTCCTGCCCGGCTCCGACATTCTCCCGGAGGTACTGCGTAGCTACACCTTTCTCGATCTCAGGGGAGGGCTGGACGAGGATCGACTGCTGGAGGCCGTCCGAGCAGGTCTGCAACAGTCGATTCGGAAGACCAAGCCGTCGCGCTACGACGATCCGATCCCGTATCCCGGGTTCTCGCCCTTCTCGGAAGCTGACGCGCCGCTGTTCTTCGGGCGGGACGTCCTGGTGCACAAAGTCTTGACGACCCTGGATCAGCGCGGCACTTGCGCGGTCATCGGCGATTCGGCGAGCGGCAAGACAAGTTTGGTGAACGCCGGCGTACTCCCGGCTCTCCGCGCAGGGGCGCTGTCGGGCAGCGAACTCTGGCCGATCGTCCACGTCGACGATGACGGCCGTGTCCCGGCGGTGGAGGAAGCGCTGCGCTCGCTGACGAGCCTTCCGCGACGCTCCCGCAAGGTGGTCGTCGTCTTCGACCCGCCCGAGTGGATGTCCGACAACGCTCGCGACGCCGCACTGCGAGAGCTCATCGACACGCCTGATCCGGTGGTTCTCCCCCTGGTCGTCCTACGTTCCGACCGCGCCGCGTCCCTTCCCTCACACCACTGCGTCGAACTCACCCCCATGTCCTCCGACGAACTGCGGCAGACGGTGGAATCGCCGGCGCGAGCCGTGGGCCTCCACCTGGAACCGGGCCTCGCCGACCGCCTGCTGAACGACGTGGGCGACGAGCCGGGAGCCCTGCCGTTCCTACAGTTCACTCTCCGTAACCTGTGGCTGCGCAGGAGGGACGGCTATCTCACCCATCAGGCGTACGTGGAGACCGGCGGCTTGAAGGAAAGCCTGGCAGTTACCGCTGAGGGATGGTTCGACTCGATCGACTCGTCTGGCAAGAGGCAGGCGCGCGAGCTCCTGTTGCGCCTCGTCACTGCCGGTTCCGATGGCATGCCGCAGAGGCGAGCAGTCCCCATGACAGCCATCGCAGCAATGGGAGCCGCCGACATCTGCGAACAACTGCTGGTGTACCGGCTGTTGGTCACCTCCTACGACACCCCGACCACCCGCGTACAGCTCGCCCACTCCGCTTTCGTGTTTGCGTGGCCGCGGTTCTTTGAGTGGTACGCGGAGGCTGGTTCAGTACTCGACCTACGCTGGAGGTTGTCTGAAGCCGCCGAGGACTGGAGGGACTCCGGACATGCTTCTAAAGAGCTGCTGGACGCATGGAGCCTGAATGCCGTTGAGGAAACCCCGATCAGAGAAAAGCTGACGCTCACGGACCTCGAACAGAGCTATCTGGCAGCGTCACAAACCGACATCAGGCGGAAACGCTGGATGCGAATGCTGAGCTACATCCTCGTGATCGCTGCCGCGTTCGGCTTCCCCCGCGTGATCGACGGAACGAGTATCGACGGAGCAATCTGGCCACCTGTTCTCGCGGGGTTTGTCGCAGCCGCTGTAGTCTCGCTGGTGAGATGGCTCTCGAACCGACGCGAACGCCGCTTCCTCACCCCCTGA
- a CDS encoding PspC domain-containing protein, whose product MTDHQHAADRVPDEGPSSAAPSATAAGEEPRAHERAGAHEQAGARKEQRDPGAAGPPGNAREDAQVPRGTKTEAQAEATVPPARFRRDRRHKVLAGVCAGLGRQCDLDPVIFRITLAVLSATGGIGLIFYGFAWLFVPYEDDEENEVRKLLTGRVDGQALTAVLFALVGCGVFLTMLNNGTVLTFAVVVSLLLAGAGYWARQRGTPDTDPLAAQATADAPPEAQAPPVSATYPSWWRDPIVKDGTHEGGTGYLWGPGDARARDIVDAIDFSLARGYGHVGADIRAARPQPPRQRGPRWIGGWLFLFALLAGGLGTGLTWEEHPLGTSLQTGLACALIVLGLGIMISSFLGRTGAGSIFLAVLTAGLLAGAAAVPKNIGTDWVRENWRPAAVADVEPKYNLGTGVGTLDLSGLDLSKGQTLTTEVEVGVGKVKVIVPKNATVKVHIDVGVGDIQLPGEDKEDVDVEPGKYKEATLTPAKGVKASGTLDIDLQVGVGQAEVSRAAS is encoded by the coding sequence ATGACAGATCACCAGCACGCCGCGGACCGGGTGCCCGACGAGGGCCCCTCGTCCGCCGCGCCCTCCGCGACCGCCGCCGGTGAGGAACCGCGCGCACACGAGCGGGCGGGCGCGCACGAGCAGGCGGGCGCGCGGAAAGAACAGCGGGATCCGGGCGCGGCCGGACCTCCGGGCAACGCCCGCGAGGATGCCCAGGTTCCCCGCGGGACAAAGACCGAGGCCCAGGCCGAAGCCACCGTGCCACCCGCCCGGTTCCGCCGCGACCGGCGGCACAAGGTGCTCGCCGGGGTGTGCGCCGGACTCGGGCGACAGTGCGACCTGGACCCGGTGATCTTCCGGATCACGCTCGCCGTGCTCTCCGCGACGGGCGGCATCGGCCTCATCTTCTACGGCTTCGCCTGGCTCTTCGTACCGTACGAGGACGACGAGGAGAACGAGGTCCGCAAGCTGCTGACCGGCCGTGTCGACGGCCAGGCCCTGACGGCCGTGCTGTTCGCGCTGGTCGGCTGCGGCGTGTTCCTGACGATGTTGAACAACGGCACGGTGCTGACCTTCGCCGTCGTCGTCTCCCTGCTCCTCGCGGGCGCCGGGTACTGGGCGCGGCAGCGCGGCACCCCCGACACCGACCCGCTGGCCGCCCAGGCCACCGCCGATGCCCCGCCGGAGGCCCAGGCCCCGCCGGTCAGCGCCACATATCCCTCCTGGTGGCGCGACCCCATCGTCAAGGACGGCACCCACGAGGGCGGCACCGGCTATCTCTGGGGTCCGGGCGACGCCCGCGCCCGGGACATCGTGGACGCCATCGACTTCAGCCTGGCCCGTGGTTACGGCCACGTCGGCGCGGACATACGCGCCGCGCGCCCGCAGCCGCCCCGGCAGCGGGGTCCGCGCTGGATCGGCGGCTGGCTCTTCCTGTTCGCCCTCCTCGCGGGCGGTCTCGGTACGGGTCTGACGTGGGAGGAGCACCCGCTCGGCACCAGCCTCCAGACGGGTCTGGCCTGCGCGCTCATCGTTCTCGGCCTCGGCATCATGATCAGTTCGTTCCTCGGGCGCACGGGGGCGGGCTCGATCTTCCTGGCGGTACTCACGGCGGGACTGCTCGCCGGGGCGGCCGCTGTGCCGAAGAACATCGGCACGGACTGGGTGCGCGAGAACTGGCGGCCGGCCGCGGTGGCGGACGTCGAGCCGAAGTACAACCTGGGCACCGGCGTCGGCACGCTCGATCTGAGCGGGCTGGACCTCTCCAAGGGGCAGACCCTGACGACCGAGGTCGAGGTGGGCGTGGGCAAGGTGAAGGTGATCGTGCCGAAGAACGCGACGGTGAAGGTCCACATCGACGTGGGCGTGGGCGACATCCAGCTGCCCGGTGAGGACAAGGAGGACGTGGACGTGGAGCCGGGCAAGTACAAGGAGGCGACCCTGACGCCGGCCAAGGGCGTCAAGGCCTCCGGCACCCTCGACATCGATCTCCAGGTCGGTGTCGGACAAGCGGAGGTGAGCCGTGCTGCGTCATGA
- a CDS encoding DUF397 domain-containing protein — protein sequence MSSDLEWFKSSYSDSQGGECLEVALHPHTTHVRDSKLGPQAPCFDVPADAWAAFIAYASREA from the coding sequence ATGAGTAGCGATCTCGAGTGGTTCAAGTCCAGCTACAGCGACTCCCAGGGCGGTGAGTGCCTCGAAGTCGCCCTCCACCCCCACACCACCCACGTCCGGGACTCGAAGCTCGGCCCCCAAGCCCCTTGCTTCGACGTTCCCGCAGACGCCTGGGCCGCCTTCATCGCGTACGCCTCCCGCGAGGCCTGA
- a CDS encoding TQO small subunit DoxD, with translation MTHGFRTDTHTPYFDGGGRSWRDSATHYALLPLRVFLGVTFIYAGLDKITDSAFMKDSGAGSIGDQMRNVKQSSAIPAMVDMALNNPVGFGYAIAFGELAVGLGTLLGLLARLAALGGALISLSLWLTMSWAAEPYYYGNDLAYLMAWLPLVLAGAPYLSLDAVIRGRRRQPAGAY, from the coding sequence ATGACTCACGGTTTTCGTACGGACACGCACACCCCCTACTTCGACGGCGGCGGCCGGAGCTGGCGCGACAGCGCCACCCATTACGCCCTGCTGCCGCTCCGCGTCTTCCTGGGCGTCACGTTCATCTACGCCGGCCTGGACAAGATCACCGACAGCGCCTTCATGAAGGACTCGGGCGCCGGCTCGATCGGCGACCAGATGCGCAACGTCAAGCAGTCCTCGGCGATCCCCGCCATGGTCGACATGGCCCTGAACAACCCCGTCGGCTTCGGCTACGCCATCGCCTTCGGCGAACTGGCCGTAGGCCTCGGCACCCTCCTCGGCCTCCTGGCCCGCCTCGCCGCCCTCGGCGGCGCCCTGATCTCCCTCAGCCTGTGGCTGACGATGAGCTGGGCCGCCGAGCCGTACTACTACGGCAACGACCTCGCCTACCTCATGGCCTGGCTGCCGCTGGTCCTGGCCGGGGCGCCGTATCTGTCACTGGACGCGGTGATCAGGGGCCGACGACGACAACCCGCGGGAGCGTACTGA
- a CDS encoding DUF4062 domain-containing protein codes for MKVYLSSTVSDLKKYRAAVLDKLRKLPMGVVAMEDYTAFDDRPLEKCLADVESCDVYIGLFAFRYGFVPEVGPQNPDGRSITELEYRKAGEAGRKRLIFLVKDGAAWPMDHVDAVTDPGEHGAVGIRRLRDELKKDHGVGWFTNPDGLAAEVVSAVAADLQLPPGAAAPPRPVAEPPHPRKLVNDLHLLHAPKDRETAAQLASAVGAMWNVTTSSTALLSSTPQEMLALDRAVTASRTVGLLLSPPLATMLGENPERTRRILGLARARTAHPLLGIAAPGSNTESATADAGRWGITEILAESATRTLPNRLHEALLQTVGLQRPDHEIGLPVVVVAMTGAEADDLLGTASGQVRDIIEGFGLPEASIRARYGTTRADWKPFGAESRTITHVLETAVSGVNDPDLLLRGRKIRLQQYLFDDLLSYDLAHSLVFQDMSRNGCLVVADELSLLHHHLEEAFRASPLYEGPQVSFITLSPGDPAAGTPHELIRRVLAERLHHTHHRFGDALDPLCEMNVASRRHLDRWLRASLPQTLDAYRNARPSADKARRLEAELGIRPSGAMAQLVTEGGAP; via the coding sequence GTGAAGGTCTATCTGTCCTCAACGGTGTCCGACCTGAAGAAGTACCGGGCGGCGGTACTGGACAAGCTGCGCAAGCTTCCGATGGGCGTGGTCGCCATGGAGGACTACACGGCCTTCGACGACCGCCCTCTGGAGAAATGCCTGGCGGATGTGGAGAGTTGCGATGTCTACATCGGACTCTTCGCCTTCCGCTATGGCTTCGTCCCCGAGGTCGGCCCGCAGAACCCGGACGGGCGGTCGATCACCGAGCTGGAGTACCGCAAGGCCGGTGAGGCGGGCCGCAAGCGGCTGATCTTCCTGGTCAAGGACGGCGCCGCGTGGCCGATGGACCACGTCGACGCCGTGACCGACCCCGGCGAGCACGGGGCCGTGGGCATCAGGCGCCTGCGCGACGAACTGAAGAAGGATCACGGTGTCGGCTGGTTCACCAACCCCGACGGGCTCGCCGCGGAGGTGGTCTCGGCGGTCGCGGCCGACCTGCAACTGCCGCCGGGCGCCGCAGCCCCGCCGAGGCCCGTCGCGGAGCCCCCGCACCCCCGGAAGCTGGTCAACGACCTCCATCTGCTGCACGCCCCCAAGGACCGCGAGACAGCGGCCCAGTTGGCTTCGGCGGTCGGGGCCATGTGGAACGTCACCACGTCCTCCACCGCCCTCCTCAGCTCCACACCCCAGGAGATGCTCGCCCTGGACCGTGCCGTGACCGCGTCCCGCACGGTCGGCCTCCTGTTGTCCCCGCCCCTGGCGACCATGCTCGGTGAGAACCCCGAGCGCACCCGCCGCATCCTGGGCCTGGCCCGGGCCCGCACCGCGCACCCCCTGCTCGGCATCGCCGCACCGGGCTCGAACACCGAGTCGGCCACAGCCGACGCCGGGCGCTGGGGCATCACCGAGATACTCGCCGAGTCCGCGACTCGCACGCTGCCGAACCGACTGCACGAAGCCCTCCTGCAAACCGTCGGACTCCAACGCCCCGACCACGAGATAGGCCTGCCGGTCGTGGTGGTGGCCATGACCGGTGCGGAGGCGGACGACCTGCTCGGTACGGCGTCCGGGCAGGTGAGGGACATCATCGAGGGGTTCGGCCTGCCTGAGGCGTCGATCCGCGCCCGGTACGGCACGACACGGGCGGACTGGAAGCCGTTCGGCGCCGAGAGCAGAACCATCACCCACGTCCTGGAGACCGCGGTGTCCGGAGTGAACGACCCCGATCTGCTCCTGCGCGGCAGAAAGATCAGACTCCAGCAGTACCTCTTCGACGACCTGCTCTCCTACGACCTCGCCCACTCACTCGTCTTCCAGGACATGTCCCGCAATGGCTGCCTGGTGGTCGCGGACGAACTCTCCCTGCTCCACCACCACTTGGAGGAGGCCTTCCGCGCTTCTCCGCTCTACGAAGGCCCCCAGGTCTCCTTCATCACCCTCTCGCCCGGCGACCCCGCCGCCGGCACCCCGCACGAGCTCATCCGCCGTGTCCTGGCCGAGCGCCTCCACCACACCCACCACCGCTTCGGCGACGCGCTCGACCCCCTCTGCGAGATGAACGTAGCCAGCAGGCGCCACCTCGACCGCTGGCTCCGCGCCAGCCTCCCCCAGACGCTGGATGCCTACCGCAACGCCCGGCCGAGCGCCGACAAGGCCCGGCGCCTGGAAGCGGAACTCGGCATCCGCCCCTCCGGCGCCATGGCCCAGCTCGTCACGGAAGGCGGAGCGCCGTGA